In Sparus aurata chromosome 3, fSpaAur1.1, whole genome shotgun sequence, the following are encoded in one genomic region:
- the LOC115579046 gene encoding major histocompatibility complex class I-related gene protein-like encodes PNKGVHVVQVVGGCEWDDETDEVKGFVQFGYDGEDFKEFDPNTSTWIALRPEAFPAKLLLDANKELGIKIKTVLIQTFPEQLKKYVKYWRSFLLRTDLPSVSLLQKTPSSPVSCLATGFYPHRASLVWRKDGEELHEEVDHGEILPNHDGTFQMSVDLNLSSVTPEDWTRYDCVFQLYGVKEEIITKLEKDQIRTNWGKSEIRGNNKLLFCSTVKPSNMTVLITAAVVVLALILIGAAGFIVYKKKKGER; translated from the exons ccaaacaaag gtgtccatGTTGTACAGGTGGTGGGaggctgtgagtgggatgatgagactgaCGAGGTCAAAGGTTTTGTTCagtttggttatgatggagaagattTTAAGGAATTTGATCCGAATACATCTACATGGATCGCTCTTAGACCTGAGGCTTTCCCCGCCAAACTATTATTGGACGCCAATAAAGAATTAGGAATAAAAATTAAGACTGTTTTGATTCAGACTTTTCCTGAGCAACTGAAGAAGTATGTGAAATATTGGAGGAGCTTTCTACTGAGAACAG atcttccctcagtgtctctcctccagaagactccctcctctccagtcagctgcctcgctacaggtttctaccctcacagagcctcactcgtctggaggaaagatggagaggagcttcatgaggaggtggaccacggagagatcctccccaaccacgatggaaccttccagatgagtgttgacctgaacctttcatcagtcacacctgaagactggacgaggtacgactgtgtgtttcagctctatggtgtgaaggaggaaatcatcaccaaactggagaaagatcagatcagaaccaactggggtaagagtgagatcagagg taataataaactattattttgttcaacagtgaagcccagtaacatgaccgtcctcatcactgctgcagtggttgttcttgctctcattctcatcggtgctgctggattcatcgtttacaaaaagaagaaaggtgagaga
- the LOC115579205 gene encoding major histocompatibility complex class I-related gene protein-like, translated as MCLDRCQSFSVLLGINLSIVRGAGLEGSPAVKHSLKFIFTATSGLPDFPEFVAAAMIDENLVGYCDKNKLILNPKHDWVKKLLENYPHHLELYKRACFGGEPTYFKAEINSLIQRFNQSGGVHILQRLSGCEWDDETGEIIGFNQFGYDGEDFISIDLKTETWIAPKQQAVLTKLKWDADKVRMKYNQNYLTVIHPEWLKMYLDYGRSSVLRTELPSVSLLQKTPSSPVSCLATGFYPHRASLVWRKDGEELHEEVDHGEILPNHDGTFQMSVDLNLSSVTPEDWTRYDCVFQLSGVKEEIITKLEKDRIRTNEVKPSNMTVLVTAAVVVLALILISAAGFIVYKKMKGKKEDFRTLISAFQFQLKN; from the exons ATGTGTTTGGACAGGTGTCAATCATTTTCTGTGTTATTGGGGATTAACCTGTCGATTGTTAGAGGGGCGGGACTAGAGGGAA GTCCTGCAGTGAAACACTCCCTGAAGTTTATCTTCACTGCAACTTCTGGACTCCCAGACTTCCCAGAGTTTGTTGCAGCAGCAATGATTGATGAAAATCTGGTGGGCTACTGCgacaaaaacaaattgataCTCAATCCAAAACACGACTGGGTGAAAAAATTATTGGAAAATTATCCTCACCACTTGGAGCTGTACAAAAGAGCATGTTTTGGGGGGGAGCCAACTTATTTCAAAGCTGAAATCAATAGTTTGATACAGCGCTTCAACcaaagtggag gtgttcaCATTTTACAGAGGTTGAGtggctgtgagtgggatgatgagaccgGAGAGATTATTGGTTTTAATCagtttggttatgatggagaagacttcATATCAATCGACCTGAAGACAGAGACATGGATCGCTCCAAAACAACAGGCTGTCCTCACCAAACTGAAATGGGATGCTGACAAAGTTAGAATGAAGTACAATCAGAATTACCTCACAGTGATTCACCCTGAGTGGCTGAAGATGTATTTGGACTATGGGAGGAGCTCTGtgctgagaacag agcttccctcagtgtctctcctccagaagactccctcctctccagtcagctgcctcgctacaggtttctaccctcacagagcctcactcgtctggaggaaagatggagaggagcttcatgaggaggtggaccacggagagatcctccccaaccacgatggaaccttccagatgagtgttgacctgaacctttcatcagtcacacctgaagactggacgaggtacgactgtgtgtttcagctctctggtgtgaaggaggaaatcatcaccaaactggagaaagatcggatcagaaccaacgAAG tgaagcccagtaacatgaccgtcctcgtcactgctgcagtggttgttcttgctctcattctcatcagtgctgctggattcatcgtttacaaaaaGATGAAAGGTAAGAAAGAAGATTTCAGAACTTTGATCTCAGCCTTTCAGTTCCAGTTGAAAAATTGA